The segment CAATTGATGATAATGTCCTGTATCTGGCCTTCAAGCATCTTGAGAATACGTTCGATGAAGAAAATGGCGGGTTTGGAAATGCACCTAAGTTCCCATCCCCACACAACCTCATGTACCTTCTTCGATACTGGAACCGGAGCGGTGATGAAAGAGCACTGAAAATTGTGGAAAAAACGCTCAGTGCAATGAGATCCGGGGGGATCTATGACCATATCGGTTTTGGATTTCACAGGTATTCCACGGATAGCACGTGGCTAGTGCCTCACTTTGAAAAGATGTTATACGACCAGGGAATGCTGGCAATAGCTTATTCAGAAGCATACCAGGCAACAGGCAAGCCTGAATTCGCAGAAACGGTTAGAGAGATATTCGAGTATGTTGAAAGATATATGACATCCCCGGAAGGCGGGTTCTATTGTGCTGAAGATGCCGACAGCGAGGGTGTTGAAGGAAAGTTCTACGGTTGGGACATTGAAGAGATCAAGGAGATCCTTGAAGAAGCTGATGCAGAGTTGTTCATAGATCATTTCAACGTAGAAAAAAGCGGCAATTTCCTTGATGAAAGCACTCGTCAACGTACCGGGAAGAACATATTACACATTAAAACTGGTCCTGATGAGACCGCACGTAAACACAACATAACGATCGAAAAATTTCAAAGTGCCATTGAGAAAAGCAGGCAGAAGCTCTTTAAAGTTCGTGAGAAAAGAGTTCACCCTTCAAAGGATGACAAAATACTCACTGACTGGAACGGACTGATGATAGCTTCACTGGCAATCGCTTCAAGAGCACTTGGAGAACTGAGATATACATATATGGCTAAAAGATGTGCAGACCTGATTCTCACCAGCACCTACATGAGAACAGGCAGTCTTTCCCATCTGTGTAGCGAAAGAACAGAAACACCGTCATTCCTGGAAGACCATGCATTCCTAATATGGGGACTGATCGAGCTATATGAGACTACTTTTGAAACATCATATCTAAATGCAGCATTGAAGCTCAATGAATACCTGCTTGATAATTACTGGGATGAGGATAATGGTGGATTCTACCAGACAGCCAGAACTTCGGAAAGCCTTCTTTTCAGGAAGAAAGAAGTTTATGACGGCGCGATCCCAAGTGGTAATTCTATTGCTTTTTCTAACCTGATCCGCCTTGGAAGAATGACTGGGAACACCGAACTTGAGAAGAAGGCCTATGAGATCATGAAGGCATTTTCCGGAACAATTTCAGCCATACCCATAGGATACACACAGTTCCTGTCGGGTGTAAACTTTATTCTGGGACCCTCAAGTGAAGTTGTGATCGCAGGTGATCTTAATTCTGAGGATACAAAATTGATGCTATCACAGCTTCATAAGGAGTATCTTCCTAACAAGGTCGTGATGGTCAAACCACCGGGAACCGAAGGGAATGCGATCACCAGGATCGCGGAGTACACTGAGAATATTGTTATGAAAGATGGAAAAGCAACTGCTTACGTATGCAGAGATCTAAGCTGCAAAGAACCAACTACTGATCCGGAAAAGATGATGCAGTTGATTAAAGATAAGAAATAAGCAAAAGATAGAAAGGGACGAAGTGAGAATTGTCACCATAACCAACCGGATACTAGGGAAGAAATAGTCAAAGAAAGGGACTTCTGGTTCGCATGGTATGCATTCCATCCCGAAACCGAGCTGTATCTCCCTGAAGGAGTGGTTCTTGAGCCTCCGGTGGATGAGCAGGATAGCCCCTTAAGCCCGGCAATTGCACTTCTTTGCGTAGCTATAGCTTTTGCTATTCTAAGAAAGAAGACAAAATAAGAGAACTGAAGAATTAAGCCATAAAAAGAAAGGAGGTCGTGTACAGTTTCGATGATCACTCATCGAGTATCTGGAACACAATCTCAACTACTCCATTTTTGAATGTCATTTTTGAGCTTTCAGGATCTACCTTTGGTTCAAGCTCAACATGCTGGGTAAAGAGCTGTTCTTCAGTCTCGAACTGAAGTTCAAGTTCAGAACCTGATGCGGTGTATGATACATCATCAACATCAACTCCGGTATCAACTGTAACGTACAGTTTATCATCAACCTCAGTGCACTCTACGACTGCATCCTTCTTTGAAACATAAAAGAAGTTATTATCGCCCAGTTTTATGGTGGAGAAGTGCTGCTCCTCAGAGTTATCAGCTCCATTGTAGACTACGGAAAAACCATAAAATGCAGGTTTTTCGAATCCTTCTTCAGCCATTTCATCCATGATACGCTCAATAAGGGATCTGACAATTTCTTCCAGTTCCTTCATCGGAAGAGGAACTGAACCATCATCGTTGTTTTCTTTTTCGGTCATGGTTTGCCTCCAGCAATTGTTTTTTGTTTCAAGGTCGATTCAAACAAGAAAAGAAAAAAGTGTAAGTAATTAAGTAAATTAGTTAAAGAAAATAAGAGTTACTACCAACGTTCGTGTATATACGAACTGGCGTTATATAAATGTTTCTGTCAGGTTAAAAGTGACATTAAATGAAGTTAATAAAATATGACATTACGAATTCTTACAAATTTTTAAATGAAAGAAGGACACAATATCTCTTATGAACACTGCAGATCTTCTTAGCTCGCTTCAAAAATCTGCACGAAGCGTTCCTATATCCGATATTATGAAAGCAAGGGCCTTCATGGTCAGATCAGCTTCCAGCTTGCCTAAAAAGTACAGGGAAGCATATTCAACTGAGCTTTTCAACTATCTATATACAATCTTCACAGAGATCAGTAATTCAAAACAACCTGAAATGAATGAGACCATTGATGCAGAAGAGTATGATGATCTTATGAAAAGGCTCGAACAAATGGGTATTTCAGAAGATAAGAATCAGAAGTATTTCAATCAATTAGTGAATCTTACAGCACCCTATCTTGTATTCATTGTCAAAAAACCGATCCATCCAATAGGGATGGTCTTTCCGGGAGGAGATCAGGTCCTGGAAAAGGATGGAATATACTATTGCCCTGTGAAAGACAAGCAGAATAATGTGGAGTGTGCTCTCTGTAAATTCTGTATTTGCAGGGATGCAGAAGAACTGATAAAAGGAGATAAGTGGAAAATGGAGGTTTAAGATGAAGCTTAGATGTTAGCTCCATCCAAAACACGCTTGAAAAATGCAGTAGACATACCATCTTCATCTACTTGACCAACAAACTTGACTAATTCCCAGCCATCAAGACCCATCTGATTAAGATCTTCTTTTGTCTTACCAACTTCACCCATTCGAACGGACTTAATATCATATTCCCAACATGCCATGACTACACCTCTTTTTGAGTTTTATGTTATAATAATAAATAGCCTATTGATGGTATATAACTGTTTTTAAAAATTATATTTAACATATAGTCAACTAAAATTGATTAAAATGGTTCAATAAAAACCGAACATATCCGCAATGAACAATTTGGTAATTCAAATCATTAAATATCCATAAAAAGCAGCTTCGAATTCAATTCCTTCATGAGACATGACCCTATAAATAGTTAGAAACAGAAAATATGTATAGATGGACCAGAATGGCTGTGAACCAAAAAAACCAAGGCTTTTTCCTTTACTGTTAATCAACTTTATCAATACCCTTGGCTTTGGAATAGTCATCCCATTCCTTGTTTTTCTGGTAGAGAGATTTGGTGGAAATGCCATCGTTTACGGATTCATTGGTGCCATGTATCCAGCATTCCAGCTAATAGGAGCTCCCATACTTGGAAGATGGTCTGATATTCATGGAAGAAAGAAGATATTGTTAATATCCCAGGCAGGCACATTGTTATCCTGGATCATATTCCTCCTTGCATTTTTCACCCCCGTAAAGAGCCTTGTGAGCGTCAATTCAGCCTTTTTTGGAGCATTTGTTATCACGATACCACTTCTGATACTTTTCATCGCCAGAAGCTTTGACGGACTTACGGGAGGGAACATAGCCGTAGCAAATGCTTACCTTGCAGACATAACTGAAGAAAAGGACCGCAATAAGAACTTTGGAAAAATGTCCATTTCTGCAAATCTCGGATTCATAATAGGACCAGCACTTGCAGGCCTGCTTAGCATAACGATCTATGGAGAACTTATTCCGGTACTTGCTGCTGCCCTCATATCCCTTGCAGGAACTATTGCAATAGTTCTGTATCTGCCTGAATCAAGGCAGTGCACCATAAGTAAAGCAAAGAAGATCAGCTTCAGGGAAGTGATCGGGCTAAAGAACATACCATATATGTTACTGCTATATTTCCTGATATTCCTCGGATTCAACATATTCTACACAGCATTCCCACTTCATGCGATCCGCACTCTTCAGTGGTCTGTTGCTGACATGGGAATCTATTTTTCAGTACTCGGCATCCTGATGATCGTAGTTCAGGGACCGATCCTCAGCATGGCGGTAAAGAGGCATTCAGATGCTTACCTTGCAATAGCAGGAAGCATCATACTTGGCACGAACTTCCTTCTGCTGGTATCCGGAAATATTGCTCTTACATACCTTGCAGCCGCTTTCTTTGCACTTGGGAACGGACTTATGTGGCCTTCGATCCTTTCCATAATCTCAAAACTTGCAGGCAAGGAACATCAGGGTGCCGTACAGGGTTTTGCCAGTAGCTTTTCAAGCCTTGCCAGCATTGCAGGACTGATCCTTGGAGGATTCCTCTATGAGATACTTGGAGGAGTGTCGTTCATAGTAGCAGCAGTGATAATTTACACAGTATTCCTGCTGTCTTTCAGGATGCTTTCTTTTGAAAAGGAAGTGCAGGAAGAGGTTTGAGAGAAAATAGGACATATTTCGGATAATTGCAGGATGCCAGGATCCAGAGAACGTTTAGTCTAATGCTCATGTGAAAGAAATTGGAAGGATCGCATGTTAAAATGAGGTGGTGAGCGTAGCTCATCACCTCGTTCCGCGCTCCAGAAGCGATATCTGGAACTCAGTCTTCCAAAGAGGATACATCCCCGGGATCCATTCCAAGCTCCTGTGCCTTAAGCAACCTTCGCATGATCTTACCGCTGCGGGTCTTTGGCAGCGAGTCAACAATTTCGATCTCGGAAGGCATTGCAATTGGGCCCAGATTCATTCTTACATGATACATAAGATCAAGCTTCAGTTTTTCGGAATAGTTGAAGCCCATGCGAAGTATGACGAAAGCTTTGATGGAATCACCTTTCAGAGGATCAGGTTTTCCTATTACAGCAGCTTCAGCCACGGCCTCATGGGATACAAGCGCACTCTCGACCTCTGCACTGCCAATGTTGTGGCCAGCAACGATAAGTACATCGTCAGAACGCCCCTGTATCATGATATAGCCATCCTCATCCTTTACGGCCAAGTCACCTGCACTGTAGTAATTCTGGATCGTTGTCCAATACTGGCGATATCTTTCATCATTGCCATGAACGGTTCTCATCATGGAAGGCCAGGGTTGTTTTATCACAAGGAAACCACCTGTTCCTGCAGGTACCGGGTCACCATTCTCATCCACAACATCAGCAACCACACCTGGGACAGGCCTTCCTGTGAATCCCGGTTTCATGGGTTCTCCAACCGCTGTGGTGAGCATATGCATGCCTGTCTCGGTCTGCCACCAGGTATCCAGAATCGGACATTTTTCCTTGCCGATAACACGATAATACCACTTGAACGCTTCGGGATTTAGAGGTTCTCCGACCGAACCCAGGATCCTCAGGGAGCTCAGGTTGTACTTCCCGGGCCATTCTTCCCCTAGTCTCATGAACATGCGTATCGCTGTTGGTGCCGTATAAAAGACACTCACATCGAACTCCTCAATTATGTTCCACCATACACCTGGATCCGGATAGTCGGGTGTTGTCTCGGAAATGAGGATCGTTGCACCCATAGAAAGAGGACCATAGACAATGTAGCTGTGGCCTGTGATCCATCCGGGATCTGCAGTACACCACATGACATCATTTTCCTTCAGGTCCAGAATATTCTTTGTGGTGTAGTAGGTGCCTACCATATAGCCACCGCATGCATGAACTATTCCCTTGGCCGGACCGGTTGTTCCACTGGTGTAGAGGATGAACAGAGGGTCCTCGGAATCCATCATCTCAGGTTCACATTCCTTTTCCACATCTTCCATGATCTCATAGAAGTCAACCTCGATCTCAGAAAAGAGTTCCATTTGGGGAGTCATTCTTCTCAGGACCACTATCTTCTCAACAC is part of the Methanococcoides orientis genome and harbors:
- a CDS encoding thioredoxin domain-containing protein — encoded protein: MNTYDDDKRKPNRLVHEKSPYLLQHAYNPVDWYPWGTEAFKKAKDENKPIFLSIGYSTCHWCHVMERESFEHQDLADIMNNNFVAIKVDREERPDIDAVYMEVCQAMNGNGGWPLTIIMTPEKVPFVAATYMPKKSILGRIGLMELLPQINEIWTKEYHKIEEQTSMIRFHFSERTTKKPMGKGTIDDNVLYLAFKHLENTFDEENGGFGNAPKFPSPHNLMYLLRYWNRSGDERALKIVEKTLSAMRSGGIYDHIGFGFHRYSTDSTWLVPHFEKMLYDQGMLAIAYSEAYQATGKPEFAETVREIFEYVERYMTSPEGGFYCAEDADSEGVEGKFYGWDIEEIKEILEEADAELFIDHFNVEKSGNFLDESTRQRTGKNILHIKTGPDETARKHNITIEKFQSAIEKSRQKLFKVREKRVHPSKDDKILTDWNGLMIASLAIASRALGELRYTYMAKRCADLILTSTYMRTGSLSHLCSERTETPSFLEDHAFLIWGLIELYETTFETSYLNAALKLNEYLLDNYWDEDNGGFYQTARTSESLLFRKKEVYDGAIPSGNSIAFSNLIRLGRMTGNTELEKKAYEIMKAFSGTISAIPIGYTQFLSGVNFILGPSSEVVIAGDLNSEDTKLMLSQLHKEYLPNKVVMVKPPGTEGNAITRIAEYTENIVMKDGKATAYVCRDLSCKEPTTDPEKMMQLIKDKK
- a CDS encoding DUF2115 domain-containing protein, producing MNTADLLSSLQKSARSVPISDIMKARAFMVRSASSLPKKYREAYSTELFNYLYTIFTEISNSKQPEMNETIDAEEYDDLMKRLEQMGISEDKNQKYFNQLVNLTAPYLVFIVKKPIHPIGMVFPGGDQVLEKDGIYYCPVKDKQNNVECALCKFCICRDAEELIKGDKWKMEV
- a CDS encoding MFS transporter; amino-acid sequence: MDQNGCEPKKPRLFPLLLINFINTLGFGIVIPFLVFLVERFGGNAIVYGFIGAMYPAFQLIGAPILGRWSDIHGRKKILLISQAGTLLSWIIFLLAFFTPVKSLVSVNSAFFGAFVITIPLLILFIARSFDGLTGGNIAVANAYLADITEEKDRNKNFGKMSISANLGFIIGPALAGLLSITIYGELIPVLAAALISLAGTIAIVLYLPESRQCTISKAKKISFREVIGLKNIPYMLLLYFLIFLGFNIFYTAFPLHAIRTLQWSVADMGIYFSVLGILMIVVQGPILSMAVKRHSDAYLAIAGSIILGTNFLLLVSGNIALTYLAAAFFALGNGLMWPSILSIISKLAGKEHQGAVQGFASSFSSLASIAGLILGGFLYEILGGVSFIVAAVIIYTVFLLSFRMLSFEKEVQEEV
- the acs gene encoding acetate--CoA ligase gives rise to the protein MSENLDIKLDSKCYYPDPSVKENSWMQDYEKIYSESLKDPEKHWESVAEELEWFEKWDKVLEWDHPYAKWFTNARMNITSNCLERHVFNGKRNKVAMIWIGDGGEEQVITYRQLYRDVMRFSNGLKSLGVEKGDKVCIYMPQVPEQIVAMLACARIGAVHSVVFGGFGAKALHSRIKDAQAKIVITADASLRRGKRIDLKSLVDEAVVNASCVEKIVVLRRMTPQMELFSEIEVDFYEIMEDVEKECEPEMMDSEDPLFILYTSGTTGPAKGIVHACGGYMVGTYYTTKNILDLKENDVMWCTADPGWITGHSYIVYGPLSMGATILISETTPDYPDPGVWWNIIEEFDVSVFYTAPTAIRMFMRLGEEWPGKYNLSSLRILGSVGEPLNPEAFKWYYRVIGKEKCPILDTWWQTETGMHMLTTAVGEPMKPGFTGRPVPGVVADVVDENGDPVPAGTGGFLVIKQPWPSMMRTVHGNDERYRQYWTTIQNYYSAGDLAVKDEDGYIMIQGRSDDVLIVAGHNIGSAEVESALVSHEAVAEAAVIGKPDPLKGDSIKAFVILRMGFNYSEKLKLDLMYHVRMNLGPIAMPSEIEIVDSLPKTRSGKIMRRLLKAQELGMDPGDVSSLED